Proteins encoded within one genomic window of Balneolaceae bacterium:
- a CDS encoding heavy metal translocating P-type ATPase has translation METLKKDPDTSKNKSFMIDVEGMHCASCVSRVEDAIKEVPGVTDTSVNLATEKAKVSYQKKLDTQKIVEAIENAGYNPRLETLQIDVKGMSCASCVGNVESAIKNTPGVKEVSVNLATEKATVQFYSGATNASKIIESIQDTGYQAELITPEDDRLDRKKEEKDRELKDIKRSLIIAAAFSIPIFLIEMASHFITPVGNWLESTVSSQNLYYLFFVLASVVQFGPGLRFYKKGWPSLVKGTPDMNSLVMLGTTAAYGYSVVATFLPQLLPSGTVNVYYEASAVIVTLILAGRYMEAIAKGRTSEAIKRLLNLQAKNARIVRNGQEMDLPVENVQIGDTVIVRPGEKIPVDGEVVDGESYIDESMISGEPIPVQKTKGDEVIGGTINKNGSLWFKATKIGADTVLAQIVQMVEEAQGSKLPIQSMVNKVTHYFVPTVITLAIITFGIWLIWGPDPALTFALVNAVAVLIIACPCAMGLATPTSIMVGTGKAAEMGVLFRQGDALQALRNTDTIILDKTGTLTKGQPELTDLQTVNGFDSSQILQWVASVEKSSEHPIGEAIVQAAKEKELDLVEVSDFNSRTGFGIEAVVDGKQILIGADRLIRDAGLHLSQFEEKANGLSDEGKTPVYVAVDNKVAAILAVADSIKETTPAAIRALHDLDLEVVMLTGDKEQTARAIANELGIDDVIAEVLPDGKSNAVKQLQERGKKVAFVGDGINDAPALAQADVGIAIGTGTDIAIESAEVVLMSGDLRNVPNAIALSQSTIRNIKENLFWAFIYNIILIPLAAGALYPAFGILLSPIFAAGAMAVSSVFVLGNALRLKRFRPPMMAVS, from the coding sequence AGATTGATGTAAAGGGGATGAGTTGTGCATCTTGTGTTGGAAATGTAGAAAGTGCCATTAAAAATACGCCGGGTGTAAAAGAGGTTTCTGTGAATCTGGCTACTGAAAAAGCAACAGTGCAATTTTATTCAGGAGCAACGAATGCCTCAAAGATTATAGAATCTATTCAGGATACAGGTTACCAGGCAGAACTGATCACTCCCGAAGATGACCGGCTTGATAGAAAAAAAGAGGAGAAAGACCGGGAATTAAAAGATATAAAACGTTCTCTTATCATTGCTGCGGCTTTTAGTATTCCTATCTTTTTGATTGAGATGGCATCTCATTTTATAACGCCGGTAGGGAACTGGCTGGAAAGCACGGTCAGCTCACAAAACCTGTACTACCTGTTTTTTGTATTGGCAAGTGTAGTTCAGTTTGGCCCCGGTTTGAGATTTTACAAAAAAGGCTGGCCGTCTTTGGTGAAAGGAACTCCGGACATGAACTCTCTTGTGATGCTGGGTACCACTGCCGCCTATGGATATTCAGTTGTCGCTACTTTTCTGCCACAACTACTGCCAAGCGGAACGGTGAATGTCTATTATGAGGCCTCGGCCGTTATTGTGACGCTTATTTTGGCCGGCCGATATATGGAAGCCATCGCTAAAGGGCGGACCAGTGAAGCGATTAAGCGGCTCCTGAATCTTCAGGCCAAAAATGCACGGATTGTACGAAACGGACAGGAGATGGATCTGCCGGTTGAAAATGTACAGATTGGCGATACTGTTATTGTTCGACCCGGTGAGAAAATTCCGGTAGATGGTGAAGTGGTAGATGGCGAATCTTATATTGACGAGTCGATGATTTCCGGTGAGCCGATTCCGGTTCAGAAGACAAAGGGTGATGAAGTCATAGGAGGAACCATCAACAAAAATGGAAGCCTTTGGTTTAAAGCGACAAAAATAGGGGCGGATACGGTTCTGGCTCAAATCGTGCAGATGGTTGAGGAAGCTCAGGGATCCAAACTGCCCATTCAGTCGATGGTGAATAAAGTGACCCACTACTTTGTTCCGACGGTGATTACACTGGCAATCATTACATTTGGAATATGGTTAATCTGGGGCCCCGACCCTGCGCTTACGTTTGCATTGGTAAATGCGGTAGCTGTTTTGATTATCGCTTGTCCATGTGCAATGGGTTTGGCTACACCTACGTCTATCATGGTGGGAACCGGGAAAGCGGCTGAAATGGGAGTGCTGTTCCGTCAGGGTGATGCACTTCAGGCCCTTCGAAATACAGATACGATTATTCTCGATAAAACCGGTACCCTCACAAAAGGTCAGCCCGAATTGACCGATCTGCAAACAGTGAATGGCTTCGATTCCAGTCAAATACTACAATGGGTGGCTTCGGTGGAGAAAAGCTCTGAACATCCCATCGGGGAAGCGATTGTTCAGGCAGCAAAAGAGAAAGAGTTAGACTTGGTTGAGGTTTCTGATTTTAACTCAAGAACCGGTTTTGGTATTGAAGCTGTCGTTGACGGAAAACAGATTTTAATTGGGGCAGACCGATTGATAAGAGACGCCGGCTTACACCTGAGCCAGTTTGAAGAGAAAGCAAACGGGTTGTCTGATGAAGGGAAAACACCCGTTTATGTTGCAGTTGATAATAAGGTGGCTGCGATATTAGCTGTGGCCGATTCCATCAAAGAAACCACGCCAGCGGCTATCCGGGCATTGCATGATCTGGATCTTGAAGTGGTGATGCTGACAGGCGATAAAGAGCAAACTGCACGGGCAATTGCCAATGAACTTGGTATTGATGATGTGATTGCAGAAGTGTTACCGGATGGCAAATCGAATGCGGTGAAACAGCTCCAGGAACGAGGCAAGAAAGTGGCGTTTGTGGGAGACGGCATCAACGACGCACCCGCACTTGCCCAGGCTGATGTGGGAATTGCCATTGGAACCGGAACGGATATTGCCATTGAAAGTGCCGAAGTGGTCCTCATGTCAGGCGATCTTCGAAACGTACCGAATGCCATTGCGCTTTCTCAATCCACCATTCGAAACATCAAAGAGAACCTGTTCTGGGCGTTTATCTACAACATTATTCTAATTCCCCTGGCTGCCGGCGCACTCTATCCGGCGTTCGGAATTCTTCTCTCTCCAATCTTTGCTGCCGGAGCGATGGCCGTTTCAAGCGTGTTTGTGCTGGGAAATGCGTTACGGTTGAAGCGGTTTCGTCCGCCGATGATGGCTGTGAGTTGA
- a CDS encoding DUF4260 domain-containing protein, whose amino-acid sequence MKNLIKLEEIAMFGFSIVLFSMTDFAWWWYALLILAPDIGMLGYLAGNQVGAWTYNLFHHKAVAILVLCLGWYLGNAWLELAGIILFGHSSLDRIIGYGLKFVDSFKHTHLGWIDSGSD is encoded by the coding sequence ATGAAAAACCTCATTAAACTCGAAGAAATTGCCATGTTCGGCTTTTCTATTGTTCTTTTTAGCATGACTGACTTTGCATGGTGGTGGTACGCCCTGCTGATTCTCGCTCCTGATATTGGAATGCTTGGCTACCTTGCAGGAAACCAAGTTGGAGCATGGACGTACAACCTGTTCCACCACAAAGCTGTGGCGATTCTTGTTTTATGCCTCGGATGGTATCTTGGGAATGCATGGCTCGAACTGGCAGGCATTATCCTGTTTGGCCATTCAAGCCTGGACAGGATTATCGGATATGGACTAAAATTTGTGGACAGTTTTAAGCATACACATTTGGGGTGGATTGATTCTGGATCTGACTAA